The Iamia majanohamensis genome window below encodes:
- a CDS encoding crotonase/enoyl-CoA hydratase family protein, whose amino-acid sequence MVEYELDGHVAVITIKRPEARNAVNTDVAQGIEAAIDRLEDDSEAWVGILTGGPTEKGWIFSAGADLKQMATDPGGMSTQKGGFAGFVQRERTKPVIAAVDGPALAGGTEIVLACDMVVASRTAVFGIPEVKRNLVAAGGGLFRLPRKIPRNVAMELALTGRLDFPAEQAHHFGLVNHLTDEGGALERAKELAEQVCTAAPLAVAESRKIVIEATDQPDEVGWKMSTEGIATMFGTEDFAEGLTAFAEKRDPVWKGK is encoded by the coding sequence ATGGTTGAGTACGAGCTCGACGGCCACGTCGCCGTCATCACGATCAAGCGCCCGGAAGCCCGCAACGCCGTCAACACCGACGTCGCCCAGGGCATCGAGGCGGCCATCGACCGGCTGGAGGACGACAGCGAGGCCTGGGTCGGCATCCTCACCGGGGGTCCGACCGAGAAGGGCTGGATCTTCTCCGCCGGCGCCGACCTCAAGCAGATGGCCACCGACCCGGGCGGCATGTCCACCCAGAAGGGCGGCTTCGCCGGGTTCGTCCAGCGAGAGCGGACCAAGCCCGTCATCGCCGCCGTCGACGGCCCCGCCCTGGCCGGCGGGACCGAGATCGTCCTGGCCTGCGACATGGTCGTGGCCTCCCGCACCGCGGTGTTCGGCATCCCCGAGGTGAAGCGCAACCTGGTCGCCGCCGGCGGCGGGCTGTTCCGCCTCCCCCGGAAGATCCCCCGCAACGTCGCCATGGAGCTGGCCCTCACCGGCCGCCTCGACTTCCCGGCCGAGCAGGCCCACCACTTCGGCCTCGTCAACCACCTCACCGACGAGGGTGGCGCCCTGGAGCGGGCCAAGGAGCTGGCCGAGCAGGTCTGCACCGCCGCCCCCCTGGCCGTGGCCGAGAGCCGCAAGATCGTCATCGAGGCCACCGACCAGCCCGACGAGGTGGGCTGGAAGATGTCGACCGAGGGCATCGCCACGATGTTCGGCACCGAGGACTTCGCCGAGGGCCTCACCGCCTTCGCCGAGAAGCGCGACCCCGTCTGGAAGGGCAAGTAG
- a CDS encoding NUDIX hydrolase: MSPVPGDGPPRRPRPSVAVGAVVVDNDDLLLVRRAQPPAAGTWSVPGGRVEAGETLAEAVVRELEEETGQEGACGELVGWTELLDEDHHAVVLDFRVHLLERRPLRAGDDAADARWVPLGDVAEMHLAPGLAEFLHDHDVIATIT, translated from the coding sequence GTGAGCCCGGTCCCCGGCGACGGGCCGCCCCGACGCCCCCGGCCGTCGGTCGCGGTGGGGGCCGTGGTCGTCGACAACGACGACCTGCTCCTGGTGCGCCGGGCCCAACCCCCGGCCGCGGGGACCTGGTCGGTGCCCGGGGGGCGGGTGGAGGCCGGGGAGACCCTGGCCGAGGCGGTCGTGCGGGAGCTGGAGGAGGAGACGGGCCAGGAGGGGGCCTGCGGCGAGCTGGTGGGCTGGACCGAGCTGCTCGACGAGGACCACCACGCGGTGGTGCTCGACTTCCGGGTCCACCTGCTGGAGCGCCGCCCGCTGCGGGCCGGCGACGACGCGGCCGATGCCCGCTGGGTGCCTCTCGGCGACGTGGCCGAGATGCACCTCGCGCCCGGCCTGGCCGAGTTCCTCCACGACCACGACGTGATCGCCACCATCACCTGA
- a CDS encoding DUF4193 family protein yields the protein MADDETIDDDAVADDDELEDEDEDDLVDEEDLDGDDDVVLGEEDVDDDAEDDDEDEEEGDGAKGKAKAGSSDEDDDDDEPDPDDVEEDLDTILKDRIAANDDEDDDEDDDAPKVEAPPAESGGRVQPKRPGEFTCQSCFLVKHPGQLADADEMLCADCV from the coding sequence ATGGCTGACGACGAGACGATCGACGACGACGCTGTCGCCGATGACGATGAGCTCGAGGACGAGGACGAGGACGACCTCGTCGACGAGGAGGACCTCGACGGCGACGACGACGTCGTGCTGGGCGAGGAGGACGTCGACGACGACGCCGAGGACGACGACGAGGACGAGGAGGAGGGCGACGGGGCCAAGGGCAAGGCCAAGGCCGGCTCCTCTGACGAGGACGACGACGACGACGAGCCCGACCCCGACGACGTCGAGGAGGACCTCGACACCATCCTCAAGGACCGCATCGCGGCCAACGACGACGAGGACGACGACGAGGACGACGACGCGCCCAAGGTCGAGGCGCCCCCGGCCGAGTCCGGCGGTCGCGTCCAGCCCAAGCGGCCCGGCGAGTTCACCTGCCAGTCGTGCTTCCTCGTCAAGCACCCGGGCCAGCTCGCCGACGCCGACGAGATGCTCTGCGCCGACTGCGTGTGA
- a CDS encoding GNAT family N-acetyltransferase: MRVATQGDLDELVRLAELARLELGDERGGPMWQLLHGRPDPLPATLHADLAEADLDQGVVLLGTFAEVAAGFAAAHREELGDGTALAVISDVYVEPGFRDLGLGGALMEELLAWAEAHDCRGLDALVLPGMRHSKNYFERFGLTARAILVHRDLRPGP; the protein is encoded by the coding sequence GTGCGGGTCGCCACCCAGGGCGACCTCGACGAGCTGGTCCGCCTGGCCGAGCTGGCCCGCCTCGAGCTCGGCGACGAGCGGGGCGGGCCCATGTGGCAGCTGCTGCACGGCCGCCCCGACCCGCTGCCGGCCACCCTGCACGCCGACCTGGCCGAGGCCGACCTCGACCAGGGGGTGGTGCTGCTCGGCACCTTCGCGGAGGTGGCCGCCGGCTTCGCCGCCGCTCACCGCGAGGAGCTGGGCGACGGCACGGCCCTGGCCGTGATCAGCGACGTGTACGTGGAGCCCGGCTTCCGGGACCTCGGCCTGGGCGGGGCCCTGATGGAGGAGCTGCTGGCCTGGGCCGAGGCCCACGACTGCCGGGGCCTCGACGCCCTCGTCCTGCCCGGCATGCGCCACAGCAAGAACTACTTCGAGCGCTTCGGCCTCACCGCCCGGGCCATCCTCGTGCACCGCGACCTGCGCCCCGGCCCGTGA